One genomic segment of Arachis duranensis cultivar V14167 chromosome 4, aradu.V14167.gnm2.J7QH, whole genome shotgun sequence includes these proteins:
- the LOC107485633 gene encoding (+)-neomenthol dehydrogenase: protein MAEESSKRYAVVTGANKGIGFGICKQLASNGITVILTARDEKRGLEALQNLKDLGLSGHVVYHQLDVTDANSIAALANFIKTQFGKLDILVNNAGIPGTVVDGDAFKALLASGERADAIDWRKIVCQDYESAEAGVRTNYYGVKGMCEALIPLLQLSDSPKIVNVSSSMGQLKNLPNEWAKGILSDDESLTEEKIDEVLNQFLSDFKEGSFETKGWPSAFSAYIVSKAALNAYTRILAKKYPSFCINSVCPGFVKTDINFNTGNLSVDEGAESAVRLALLSNGGQSGLFFVRSEVSPF from the exons ATGGCAGAAGAAAGTTCAAAGAG GTATGCAGTAGTGACAGGAGCAAACAAAGGGATAGGATTTGGAATATGTAAGCAATTGGCTTCTAATGGGATCACAGTGATCTTAACAGCAAGAGATGAGAAAAGGGGTCTTGAAGCTCTTCAGAATCTCAAAGATTTAGGTCTATCTGGCCATGTTGTTTATCATCAGCTTGATGTCACTGATGCTAACAGCATAGCAGCCCTTGCAAATTTCATCAAAACCCAATTTGGAAAACTTGATATCTTG GTGAATAATGCAGGAATCCCTGGGACAGTCGTTGATGGCGATGCATTCAAAGCTTTACTTGCTTCTGGG GAAAGGGCTGATGCTATTGATTGGAGAAAAATTGTATGTCAAGATTATGAATCTGCAGAAGCAGGAGTTAGAACTAACTATTATGGTGTCAAAGGAATGTGTGAAGCACTTATTCCCCTTCTACAATTGTCAGACTCACCAAAGATTGTCAATGTTTCCTCCTCCATGGGACAGTTGAAG AACCTACCAAATGAATGGGCTAAAGGAATTCTAAGTGATGATGAAAGCTtaacagaagaaaaaattgaTGAGGTTTTGAATCAATTTCTAAGTGATTTCAAAGAGGGTTCATTTGAAACCAAAGGATGGCCTTCTGCTTTTTCTGCATACATAGTTTCAAAAGCTGCTTTGAATGCATACACAAGAATTCTTGCAAAGAAGTATCCATCTTTCTGTATCAATTCTGTTTGTCCTGGTTTTGTCAAAACGGATATAAACTTCAACACTGGTAACCTTAGTGTTGACGAAGGTGCCGAGAGCGCTGTAAGGCTGGCTCTGCTATCTAATGGGGGTCAGTCCGGTCTCTTCTTCGTCCGAAGTGAAGTTTCGCCATTTTGA